A segment of the Candidatus Saccharibacteria bacterium genome:
TGTTATTGCTTCGACTCTTTTTGAAGAAGGTTTTGCGTTTTTGGTGAGTAAGTTGAATCTTTCCTGGGCGGTAACGCTAGAATGTCGGATTAGGTGTTTTGTCAAATTCTGCCGCGGGCATTGGGTGCGTCAGCCCAGCGCCGCCGAACTGCCCGTCCGGCTGCGACTGGCGCTCATTAAGCTAGGTCCAACTTTTGTAAAACTGGGTCAGGTTTTGAGTCTACGCCCAGATATTGTACCATCAGATGTTGCCACCGAGCTGTCTAAACTCACCAGCCAGGTACCGCCAGTACCATACGAAGAAGCTAAGGCTGTCATTGAGGCGGAGCTAGGCCAGCCAATCAGCCAACTGTTCAAGGAATTTGAGCACCAATCATTGGCGGCCGGCTCACTGGCGCAGGTGCACAAGGCAGTGTTGCCTGACGGGACGCGTGTAGCGGTTAAAATTCAGCGCCCCGGTATCAAGAAGCTTATCCAAAAGGATATTAGAATTTTGACCAAGCTAGCTGGTCAGGCCGAAAAACGGCAGCCGGAGTGGCGAGCCTATCGTCTGTCTGGCCTGGTGGACGAATTCGCTGATACTATTGCTCGCGAACTGGATTTTACAACAGAGGCGATCCATGCCAAACGTTTTGCGCTGATGTTCGAGGGTGATCCCACTGTTAAAGTAGCGGCAGTGTTCGCGGATTATTCTTCGTCGCGGGTGCTAACCATGGAACTAATAGAGGGGGTACGGCTGGATAACGACAGGGCGCTGGCAAAAGCCGGCATTGATAAAACGGTTTTAGCTCAGAACGGCGTTAAGGCGTTGCTCAAGCAGGTATTTGTTGAAGGGTTTTTTCATGCCGATCCGCACCCCGGTAACTATTTTGCACTGCCGCACGGAGTTTTTGCCTTTATAGACTACGGTATGGCCGGCCGTCTGACACTCAAAGACCGGCTGGGGTTGGCTTCATTTTTTATAAGTTTTCTCGATCAGGATTCCGAGTCGGCCATCAGTCATTTACTGTGCTTGGCCGATACCAAAGAAGCTACCGATCTGCCGTCGCTAGAGCACGATATTGACGACATTTTGCACGAGTGGTATGGTATCAAGCTCAAAAAAGTAAACCTGGCGAATACCTTTTATCGCATTATCGAAAGTGGCCGCAGACACCAGGTTTATTTTCCGTCATCTTTTGCTTATCTTGGTAAGGCTCTGCTCACCACCGAAGCCATGGGACGATCGCTTGATCCAGAGTTTGATATCGCCGTCCAGCTTAAGCCTTACGCCCAAAGTATCATCAAGGCAGAACTGAATCCGGCGAAACTGAAACGTCTAATTAGCAGTCAAAGCTTGTCGCTGGCCTACTTTGCCAGGTCTTTGCCGCAGCTGGTCGGCACATTGCTTGAGCGGCTGGCTAGCGGCGAGATAAGCGTGCGAGTCAACCAATCAGAACTGAAAAGCCTTCAAAAAAGTATTAGCGCCGAAGGTTCTAAGCGACTAGCTACAACGGTACTACTGGTCGTAATCATCGCGGCCGGCATAAGCTATCTAATACAGGCCAGTATTGTTAATCTGCACTTTTCGCCCGGGATTTTTGGTCTTGTACTTTTAGTAGTTATGCTTTGGTGGATAAGGAGAAGCTAATACGAAAGCAGCTCGTGATAATGAACTATCGATGGAACAGCTACAGCCAAGCGTGTTGATTGTTGTCTTATGGCTTATGATCGCCCATTTTACCGGGCACTATCTACGCCTTAGTAATACTGGGCTTCTTTGCAATTAGTGAACTACATGACTGGCATAATTCCTATCTATTATTCCGTTTACTGGTTCACACGATCAAATATTTAGAGCGGTTTTTATTTGGCCAAAATGTGACACTGTGCAAACACAGCCGGGCTGTGTGTTCCATCTTCATATGATTTTACAAAAAAAGCACAACCGGTCTGGTTGCGAACCATTTTAGCCACCAGACTATATGGGGCAGAAACAGAGTGAAAGCTGCCATACCCGAATGTCTTGCCACGGTGGAATATTGCTGTTGCTTGCATGTACAGAAAAGTTTATGTACATTTCAGCAGATATAACATTTTTGCGTAAACAAACATTTGTTTAAACGCTTGATCAGGTTAAAATAAAGTTATGACAATTTTGCTACAAATTATTAGTTTTACATTTATTGGCCCTCTATTTGTGGAGGTGGGTGGTTACTTTTGGCACCGTTTTGCCGAGCATCAAGGTTGGCTAGGAGAGTCGGTACGGGCTCGTCACATCGTGCATCATCAAGAAGATTATCCAGTTGAGGCTCTGAGGCCGGCAAAGCAGAAATATCAGAGCGCTAACTCGTGGAGCTGGTATGTGTTGGCACTAATTTTGATGGCCTTGGCTTATGTGTTGTTTCCACCCAAATACAGCTTACTAATGATAGCTGGTGGTTTGCTGTACGCCACCTTTGTGGTTAGCAAGTTTCATAAGAGCTTTCATTTGCAACGCACCTGGCTCCAGCGCTTTGCTTGGTACAAAAAGTTAGTTAAACTGCACGATATTCACCACTATGCGCCCGTAAACTACGGCATTAATTTCTTTTTCATGGACAGATTGTTTGGAACCTACCAGGAAACCCAGCCACAAAAAGCCCTACCAACCTTTACCAAACCAAAACATGCTTAAGCTGTACAACAGATAGAAAAATGTTATACTATTGCCCAGGCAAAAGCCAAAAAACCCGAACAAACCAAAAAGGAATGACAGGATGACAACCGAACGCCAAATGAAGTTCCGCAAGCGTGCCGAAAAGCTGCTACGTGGCACCGGGGTCAAATTGATCTGGCCTGGTTCCCGCACCCCTGCTCAGCCCTGGGACATCGTGGTCCACAACGAAGACCTGTACGAACGGGTCTTCAGCGCTGGATCCCTTGGTCTGGGTGAGGCCTACATGGATGGCTGGTGGGATTGTGAGGATCTGTCCGAGATGTTCAGCCGGGTTTTGAGGGCGAACATCCAAGATCGGGTAAGCCGCAACTTGCCCTCGCTGTGGCTGATCGCCCGCTACCACTTGCTGAACCTGCAGGCCGGTCGCCGAGCCGCAGCCAACGCCAAGGCTCACTATGACATCGGCAACGACCTGTACGAGCCAATGCTGGGGCCAACCATGGCTTACAGCTGCGGCTACTGGTACCGCGAGGGCATGACGCTCGATGAGGCTCAGCGGGCCAAACTCGAGCTGATTTGCCAGAAACTCAAGTTGCCTCGAAAGGGCAGCGGCAAGCCCATGACCGTTCTCGATATTGGTTGTGGGTGGGGCAGCTTCTTGTTCTACGCCGTTGAGCACTACAACGTCACCGTTGTAGGCATTACACCGGCCGAAGAACAAGTTGCCTACATCAACGCCCGGATCAAGAACGAAGGTGTGGGCAACGTGCGTGTGGTGCAAACCGATTCGCACAGCTTTGCTCGCAGCCGGCGACGTCAGCGCTTCGATCGGATTGTGAGCGTAGGCATGTTCGAGCATGTTGGGCCCAAGAACTACCGCCAGTTCTTCGAGGACTCCAACAAGCTCCTGGCCGACAACGGGCTCATGCTGTTGCACACCATCGGCAACGAAATCCCTACTCAGGCGGGCGATCCATGGATCGACCGCTACATCTTCCCCGGGGGAGTCATTCCCAGCAACGGCCAGATCGCGGCGGCGCATGAGGGCATTCTCCACCTGGAGGACTTGCACAACTTCAGTGCCCACTACGACCCCACGCTCATGAGCTGGCATGACAACTACGAGAAGGCTCGTTCACAGCTCGACCACGACAAGTACAGCGAGCGAGAACACCGCAAGCAGGAGTACTACCTGCTGCAGTGTGCCGGCATGTTCCGGGCGCGGCGAAAGCAGCTGTTCCAGTATGTGTTCAGCAAGGACGGCATGCCCGGGGGCTACAAGAGCGTTCGCGACGAGATTTTCGCTGACGCAGCCTGAGCCCCAAGCAGTTCGGTTTTAGGTTGAGGGGGGTGGGTCTGTGGACCCACCCCCTTGGCCGAGCTACTTAATTGTTACATCGGTTTCAAATGTAAGAGATGGTTTTTGATAAGCTTCTAGCTGCACAAAATTAGTTTGTGGATCCATAAGCTTAGCAAAAAAGTCACCAGTAATTACACAGTTTACCGCGCCTACAATGCTGCCATTTTCAAAATAAAGTGCCGATGGCACTGGCAGGGAGTAGGTGCCAATCACTTCGTTAAGTGTGTGAATCCCCATGGGTGTAAGTAATAAAATGAACTTAGGGTTCTTTTTGGTGTAATCTTCAAGACTCTGTGCAGCAATCTGTGCTCTCGAAAGCGACCCCAGGGCTCTAGGTGGCACGCCCAGTTGCTTGGCCGACTGCAAATTGCAGATTGGATCTGTTAAGCAGCCATTTTTTATCACATCGAACTTTTGGGCCACTACACCTTCGCTGGTGAAGTTAAAGCTCTCGGGTTTCATTGCTATGGTTTGGTCAACGCTCAAATTAAAGTCATCTTTGGCTATTTTTTTACGCTTCTTGAAGTCTTGGGCATCAAATCTTGTAACGCCAGCCTCGACTGATACCCCACGGATGTTGTTAAAAATATAACAGTCTAGTAGGCCAAAGCCACCATAAGGCTCAAATACTACCGGATAAGTGCCGGATTTTATCTCGGCCTTGGCTCCTCGCAAGGCGTTGGCATACTCTGCAATCGTCTGGAGCTTGCTGAGTTCGGTTTGATCCACCAATCCATTGGCGCGTTCGCTCGCTCCGATCTCAGTATTGTATTCCACCCCAAACTCATTAAGTGTTTCTGAAGATTTCATATCTAGACCTTGAGAGCCTGCAAATCTTTGCCGTGCATGCTTGAGTTCTACCTCCCCCTCAATGTTATCAAGGCCATAACTTAGCTGAGTCTGCATGAAGTTCTTGGCAAGCTCGGTAATTTTTTCTGGCTGGCTTTCAATAATGTCTATAACCTCTTGGTCTGCCAGCTTTGTTGGCTTAAATGCGGACTGTACGGGTGCCAACTGGGCCTCAGTGGCCAATTTAGTGGCCGAGTTTTTAATAAACACAGCTAACTGGTTGATATCTTTGAGCCGCTCCGGGCTAGCATTGCCTTGCGCCACTCGACCATCCTGCAAAACTACCAAATACTGAATACCACTATTGTGATGTTCTTGAATTGGGCGGTAAATCATACCAAGCTGATCTTGTAAGAATCCAGCTTTGAGAGAGGTGTTTTGGTGAGCAAATAGCTGCCAATCCTTAACTTCAGCGTCACGATCGAGCTTGGTTAGTAGTTGGTCGAAGCTGTCTGCAAAACTCATTAGGCTATACTCACCTGATTAGTTGGTGCAAAAAACATTAATTGATTGCCGCCGGTGTTTACATGGGCAACTTGTTCAGATTTACCACAAAAACCAGCTACATTCTTTTGTACTTTGCCCAGTCCAAACTCTAGCGACTTAAGCGCCTCTACTACATTACCTGAGAACGAAACTGGCTTG
Coding sequences within it:
- a CDS encoding AarF/ABC1/UbiB kinase family protein, coding for MKVSVNDFLGRKTASDLNRLRVIASTLFEEGFAFLVSKLNLSWAVTLECRIRCFVKFCRGHWVRQPSAAELPVRLRLALIKLGPTFVKLGQVLSLRPDIVPSDVATELSKLTSQVPPVPYEEAKAVIEAELGQPISQLFKEFEHQSLAAGSLAQVHKAVLPDGTRVAVKIQRPGIKKLIQKDIRILTKLAGQAEKRQPEWRAYRLSGLVDEFADTIARELDFTTEAIHAKRFALMFEGDPTVKVAAVFADYSSSRVLTMELIEGVRLDNDRALAKAGIDKTVLAQNGVKALLKQVFVEGFFHADPHPGNYFALPHGVFAFIDYGMAGRLTLKDRLGLASFFISFLDQDSESAISHLLCLADTKEATDLPSLEHDIDDILHEWYGIKLKKVNLANTFYRIIESGRRHQVYFPSSFAYLGKALLTTEAMGRSLDPEFDIAVQLKPYAQSIIKAELNPAKLKRLISSQSLSLAYFARSLPQLVGTLLERLASGEISVRVNQSELKSLQKSISAEGSKRLATTVLLVVIIAAGISYLIQASIVNLHFSPGIFGLVLLVVMLWWIRRS
- a CDS encoding sterol desaturase family protein produces the protein MTILLQIISFTFIGPLFVEVGGYFWHRFAEHQGWLGESVRARHIVHHQEDYPVEALRPAKQKYQSANSWSWYVLALILMALAYVLFPPKYSLLMIAGGLLYATFVVSKFHKSFHLQRTWLQRFAWYKKLVKLHDIHHYAPVNYGINFFFMDRLFGTYQETQPQKALPTFTKPKHA
- the cfa gene encoding cyclopropane fatty acyl phospholipid synthase, encoding MTTERQMKFRKRAEKLLRGTGVKLIWPGSRTPAQPWDIVVHNEDLYERVFSAGSLGLGEAYMDGWWDCEDLSEMFSRVLRANIQDRVSRNLPSLWLIARYHLLNLQAGRRAAANAKAHYDIGNDLYEPMLGPTMAYSCGYWYREGMTLDEAQRAKLELICQKLKLPRKGSGKPMTVLDIGCGWGSFLFYAVEHYNVTVVGITPAEEQVAYINARIKNEGVGNVRVVQTDSHSFARSRRRQRFDRIVSVGMFEHVGPKNYRQFFEDSNKLLADNGLMLLHTIGNEIPTQAGDPWIDRYIFPGGVIPSNGQIAAAHEGILHLEDLHNFSAHYDPTLMSWHDNYEKARSQLDHDKYSEREHRKQEYYLLQCAGMFRARRKQLFQYVFSKDGMPGGYKSVRDEIFADAA